The Ziziphus jujuba cultivar Dongzao chromosome 1, ASM3175591v1 genome segment CTCAAGATTTACCAATTTCCCTATGGACCTTGGTAGCTCCTTTACTTGGGTGTTTCGAAGACTCAAATATCTTAAATGAAATAAGTTCCCAATATCTTCATGGATTGAATCTATTGGAGCATCTTCAAAATCTAAAAGTTTTAGAAGCTTGAAATTCTTTGCCAATGTACCTGgattaaaaatatagtttagCAGTGTTTGACTCTGATCAATgttgaaattcaaaataatgCGAACTTGAGAAACTTGATCTGCATCTTGAAGAACACTAGTGCATGAATTGTTGACAATTGATAGGCGTCGAGTTACTATATCTCCTTTCAAAGTGGACTCATTTCCATCCACAACATGACAAAAAAAACTTGATTCCATCTTTTTGAGAACAACCTTACGCAAGAGATCATGGATGCGACAAGTTCTGATTCTTCCTTTAAAGTCTACCCAGGACACTTGAACCAGATTTCTATGTATTTGTTCTGTCAAATACTCAAGTGCAACTTCTTCTAATGTTTTATCCTTTTTCTGGTTCACAAATCCTTCAGCAATCCATTGTCTAATTAACCTTGAACATCTAATGGAATAGTCCTCCGGATGCATGCCAAAGTACAAGAAGCAAGATTTAAGATGGTAAGGTAGATCAAAATAACTAAGAGAAAGGATTTTCATTATGCTCGTAAGATTAAGATTACTATCCATCTCTGAACTAAGGCTATCATGCAATTTTTGCCATTCGACCGTtgtcttgttttttgttttgagaaGACCAGCTATGGCTACAATAGCAAGTGGCAGCCCTTCGCATTTATCAACAATTTTACGAGACAGCTGCTCTAAATGGGGTGGACATTGTCCAGCACAATCTGGCTGAAAAACCTTTTTGCAAAAAAGTTTCCAAGGGTTATCATCACGCAAACGCTGTAATTCATGGACACGAAAAGatggtgaaattttgcagaagTTTGGGACGTCCATATTTCGTGTTGTGATCACTACTCTACTTCGATTTTCATCATCAGGCAAAGCATATTGTATATCCCCCCAGAAATCTACTTTCCAAACATCATCGAATATCACAACATACCTTTTCTTCAGCAAGTAATCTCTTAATTTTGTAGTCAGCGTCTGCTCATCCATTTCATCAATTCCTGAGGAGTAGGTTCTTTCTTTTCCTCGTAGAATTTCTTGATGATGTTCTTTAATAGCTGCTTCTTCTGGCATGGCTGAGACACTGTTACCCAAGCATGGCAATCAAACTCTTTTGTGACTGAATCATAGACCTTTTTAGCAAGAGTACTCTTGCCCAAACCCCCCATCCCGACCACTGAAATCACAGTTCGTTGAGTTACTTGTTTATCTCCCAACCAACCAATCAATTTAGCCCGTGGAGATTCAATACCCACAAGTTCATCTTCCTCAAGATAAAGGGCCCGTTGTCGAGGGTTGTTCCATGAAGCAGATGAAGTGGTTGTAGATCCTTCCTCAATGGAATCAATGCCACAACTTTCTCTTCTATCTTTGATTTGACGAACTTCTACTTTGATGTGTTGTATCTGAGACGCAATCCGGTGACGTACTTTTAGTGTGATGATGCAGCCAGCAAACTTATAGAGGGAAGCAATGAAGCCACCGCGGCGAGGATGTCGTGGCAAGTGAAATATGTAATCATCAATCACATCTTCTATACGAAACGAAACTTGGGTTAGCTGTTTCACCCATGCTCTAACAGCTTCTCTGACAGTGTTATCTTCAGTTTCGGCCTTCATGCCTGCACCCTTGAGGAAATATTTGATGCTCTGTAGCTCATTTTTTATGTCCAAAACTTCAGAGTGAACATTTCTAAGCAACCTTACCTCTTCTGTCAGCAAGCCATTATAACCTCTCTCTTCGCCTGTCTTGTAGGAGATTTGGAAAGCTATTACTACCTAACAGTCGATGAGAACCAGGAGTATAATAGTAGAGATTGTAATCTCCGCAGCTTGTGCTATGAGAATCTGATGCTAATGTGAAGATTGCTGCATTTGCATTTGAAGAGGCTCATTATTTTTGGTGAAGACACATAAGAGAACCAGTCGGGCATGAAGGAAGACCAAAACTTTCCAAAGATTCAAATCTACGGGATTCCAAATCTTTCAGGAGCATTTTATCATTGATGAAAATGGAATCTGCCTGAGAGATGTTGAAGTCCTCATAGTAGTGTCCTCCCTCTTCCAATTAAATCTTcggattatatttttgttccgTGCAAATTAACAACCGTGTGCAATCCACAATGGGGAGGCTCTTCAGCTGAAATGATACTCAGTTTTGATCATTTGTTTGTTCTTCAGCTGAGTTAAGCAGCAGAAGATGACTGAGAACGAACACaatcaagaaaaaataaaaaaaaataaaaaaaaataaaaaaaaggaaacagagctcatccagaaaataaaattgattaaaccaACTTTTGCTTTTATTGAATATCACCGAAACTGTAAACTTCTCCAAtgacttttatttacttttttatttttatttttttcaaatatttagacGGGTGCAAACGCTTGACCTCATGATATCTGCGCTATGTACACACTAATGGGACAATCTCATCTAATACATATTTTTGAATTGATATCTATGATTTCATTGGAAATGCTATAATATGACAAAATAAACACATTTTAGGCAGCCAATTAAACTgccatatattatatgaattttattaatgtttggtcattaataatgacaaataaaatatttttataagaaaaaaaaaaaacattaataagTTAGGAACTTACCAAAGATTCAAATCTACGGGATTCCAAATCTTTCAGGAGCATTTTATTATTGATGAGAATGGAATCTGCCAGAGAGATTTTGAAGACCTCATACCACTGTCCTCCCTCTTCCAATTAAATCtttggattatatttttgttccgTGCAAATTAACAAATGTGTGCGACCCACAATTCCCTCGGTGTTATATGGAAGTGGCCGGAAGTGGATCTTCCCCCCCCCCCTGGCTAGTTTTCCACACTGAAATGATACACAATTTTGATCATTTGTTTGTTCTTTAGCCGAGTTAAGCAGAGCAGAAGATGACTTAGCACGAACAGAATCAAgaaaagacaaataaataaaaataaggaaacAGAGCTCAcccagaaaataaaattgattaaaccaATTCATGCTTTTATTGAATATCACCGAAACTGTAAACTTCTCCAACtgacttttatttactttttagtttttgtttttatttttttcaaatatttagacGGGTGCAATGGCTTGACCTCATGGTATTATACTAATGGGTCAATCTCATCCAATACATATTTTTGAATTGATCGTGTATTAAATAGATTTTGCCACATAAATAAATCTATTATTTCATTGGAGCTGCTATATTatgccaaaaacaaacacatttTAGGGCAGCCAATTAAGCTACCATATAtcatatgaatttttattaatgtatgTCCTTAATAGTCACAAATAAAAtccttttatgaaaaaaaaaaaaaaacaataataagctAGGAACTTAcactttaatataaaaatggaatttaaagggaaaaaatagaagaaaaagatggaaaataaaggaaaaagaaaaaataaaataaaaaagaaaaaaaaaaggaaaagaaaggaaaggaaaggaaaaagaaaaaggtaaagaaaaaataaaacaaaataaaacaaaaagagttaaatattaaacacaacATGGTTTAACCGCCACGAGGTTCAGTTCTTTGTAACAAGACTGTCTAGACGGTTTAGAGCCTAGAGGCTGTTGTGTTTAcgccaaataaataaaagggccTTCAACTTATGACAACTGGGACAGCCCAATTAACAATGGGCTTTTGTGATTATCGTCTGAGTATTTGCGggttaattttctaatttcaaaTTGATACAAGGTGTTTTTctggtaaaaacaaattaatatatacagtGCTTGAACTAaagttttggtcaaaataaagaaatgaattttagccccaaaaaacaACAAAGTTGAAGAAGagtttcaatataaaaatatttcaattttagttt includes the following:
- the LOC132799443 gene encoding disease resistance protein RPM1-like, which gives rise to MPEEAAIKEHHQEILRGKERTYSSGIDEMDEQTLTTKLRDYLLKKRYVVIFDDVWKVDFWGDIQYALPDDENRSRVVITTRNMDVPNFCKISPSFRVHELQRLRDDNPWKLFCKKVFQPDCAGQCPPHLEQLSRKIVDKCEGLPLAIVAIAGLLKTKNKTTVEWQKLHDSLSSEMDSNLNLTSIMKILSLSYFDLPYHLKSCFLYFGMHPEDYSIRCSRLIRQWIAEGFVNQKKDKTLEEVALEYLTEQIHRNLVQVSWVDFKGRIRTCRIHDLLRKVVLKKMESSFFCHVVDGNESTLKGDIVTRRLSIVNNSCTSVLQDADQVSQVRIILNFNIDQSQTLLNYIFNPGTLAKNFKLLKLLDFEDAPIDSIHEDIGNLFHLRYLSLRNTQVKELPRSIGKLVNLETLDLKQSFVSEIPAESRRLHKLRHLLGYNSDLTMHFCIARMKGIKLKKGFGSLKSLQNLYELDVNEMGDEVIEELGKLTQLRRLGIRHLRSEYGRILGGCIEKMNHLESLEVTATSEDDMIDLESMSSPPQFLQRLYLNGRLRKLPEWIKKLENLTITRISWSKLEDDPLKILKICQTY